The genomic region GTGAAGAGCACGACCACGGGCGACTTCGACTTCGCGGACCTTTCCCTGGACGACGTCGAGCGCATCGAGGTGGTCCGCGGGCCGCAGTCGACCCTCTACGGCGCCGACGCGATAGGGGGGGTCATCAACATCATCACCAAGCGCGGCCGGGGCGCGCCGTCGGCCTTCGTCGACGTCGAGGCCGGCAACTACGACACCTTCCGGGAGCGGGCGGGCGTCGCGGGGACGCTGGGGGCATGGAACTTCTCCCTCGGCGTCTCGCGGCTCGATTTCGGCGGCCAGTTCCCGAACGACGACCACCGGCTCACCAGCGTGAACGGCCGGGTCGGGTACGCCCTGCCGAACCGGGGCGAGCTCGCGCTCCTCGGACGCTACTCCGACGCCGACCGCGGAATCCCGTTCCGGACCGTCTTCCCGGACTTCGCCCTCCATCGGACGCAGGCCGACCAGTTCGCGCTGGTGAGCCTCGAGTGGCGTCAGCCCTGGGCCGCGTTCTATGAGCACGCGCTGCGTCTCTCCCGCGTGGAGGGTACGCTCACGTTCCGCGACCCGGACGATCGCTTCCAGCAGCGCTCCCGGATCGAGACCGAGCGGCTCGAGGCGGACTGGCTCCACCACGTCCACCTCGGCACGCTGGACACGGTGACCCTGGGTCTCGAGTACCGCCGGGAAGAGGGGACCAATGAGGGACTCTTCTCCCGGGCGACCGACACCCGCGCGCTGTTCCTGCAGAACGAGCTCCGGCTGTTCGACCGGCTCTTCCTGACCGGCGGGATCCGCCACGACGACAACAGCGGCTTCGGCGATGCCACCACCGCGCGCGCCGCGGTCTCCTATCTCCTCCGGGCCACCGACACGCGCCTCAAGGGAAGCTGGGGGGAAGGCTTCCGGGCCCCGACGTTCAACGAGCTGTTCTTTCCGGCGTTCGCGCCGTGCCCGTCCTTCGGCAACCCGGATCTCCGGCCGGAGAAGAGCGAGAGCTGGGACGCGGGCGTCGAGCAGCAGCTCTGGGCCCGGCGGGTCCGCCTCGGCGCTACCTACTTCCGGAACGACTTCCGGGACCTGGTCCAGACCGCGCTCGTCGACCCGGTGAACTTCTGCTTCCAGGCCCAGAACGTCGGCCGGGCGCGAAGTCAGGGCGTGGAGGCGGAGGTCAGCGTGGCCCCGACTGACACGCTGCTCGTCACCCTGGCGTACACGTACACCGACACCGAAGACCGCGTGACCGGCCAGCCGCTCCGGCGCTTCCCGCGGAACCGGTGGGCCCTGTCGGCGATCTACGAGGTGCTGCGCGGCCTGACCCTCACGGGTGAGCTCTTCGTCGTCGGCAGCCGGTTCGAGGCGACGGGGCAACCGCGGAGCCCGGGGTACACGGTC from Candidatus Methylomirabilota bacterium harbors:
- a CDS encoding TonB-dependent receptor; the protein is MNGMTRWGGLTILGWAMAAGPVAAQPATPSPSEVQRAEPVVITATRLEEPLEQIGGSVTIIPEEVLRAQEYRTVEEALRSVPGVDVQRSGSLGKLTTVRIRGAAPTQVQVLVDGVRVKSTTTGDFDFADLSLDDVERIEVVRGPQSTLYGADAIGGVINIITKRGRGAPSAFVDVEAGNYDTFRERAGVAGTLGAWNFSLGVSRLDFGGQFPNDDHRLTSVNGRVGYALPNRGELALLGRYSDADRGIPFRTVFPDFALHRTQADQFALVSLEWRQPWAAFYEHALRLSRVEGTLTFRDPDDRFQQRSRIETERLEADWLHHVHLGTLDTVTLGLEYRREEGTNEGLFSRATDTRALFLQNELRLFDRLFLTGGIRHDDNSGFGDATTARAAVSYLLRATDTRLKGSWGEGFRAPTFNELFFPAFAPCPSFGNPDLRPEKSESWDAGVEQQLWARRVRLGATYFRNDFRDLVQTALVDPVNFCFQAQNVGRARSQGVEAEVSVAPTDTLLVTLAYTYTDTEDRVTGQPLRRFPRNRWALSAIYEVLRGLTLTGELFVVGSRFEATGQPRSPGYTVVNVGAAYRLPWRWGPLSEVALHVKVTNLLDEDYAEVPGFPALGPHVVAGIRATF